Proteins encoded in a region of the Mucilaginibacter sabulilitoris genome:
- a CDS encoding PQQ-dependent sugar dehydrogenase: protein MTDLFGTFADEGPGKIFRVNAEQLFCNKISMNKKLINLTFSLSITVLLASFLGCSHDDKTKEKKRTAAHQTNLKLPPGFAATIIADSLGALRHLVVNEQGDIYVKLNALKDGKGIYFLSDTDHDGLIDKKTGFGDYPGTGIKIKENLLYSASNTGVYRYRLDKKGEVISPDKPEVIVQGLVDRHRDNSKSIAIDDQNNLFVTVGSYSDNCRIAGSGKGMPGCPILDSAAGIWKFKADKPGQTYRDGVHYARGIKNAVGIDWNSNTGALYCMQHGRGQFDDQFPQYYTPEQSADLPAETMYELHQGSDAGWPFVYYDPVQKKNILAPEYGGNGKKGGDKKFQDPLVAFPAHLGPNDLLFYTGNMFPERYQNGAFIVFHGQSHQLHKGYFVAFVRFRNGRPSGNWEIFADNFAGEDLQKPVKAFEYRPIGLAQGPDGSLYVSDDLKGSIFKITYNKKNNRH, encoded by the coding sequence TTGACAGATTTGTTTGGCACCTTTGCCGATGAAGGTCCGGGAAAAATATTCCGGGTGAATGCTGAACAATTATTTTGCAACAAGATTTCCATGAATAAAAAGCTTATAAATTTAACTTTCAGCTTATCGATAACCGTGCTTTTAGCCAGCTTTCTGGGTTGCAGCCACGATGATAAAACCAAAGAAAAAAAACGCACAGCGGCGCACCAAACGAATCTGAAGCTTCCACCCGGCTTTGCCGCCACTATTATCGCCGACTCGCTGGGCGCGTTGAGACACCTGGTTGTAAACGAACAGGGTGACATTTATGTAAAGCTAAATGCTTTAAAAGACGGGAAGGGAATTTACTTCCTGAGCGATACGGATCATGATGGCCTGATCGATAAAAAAACGGGTTTCGGAGATTACCCGGGTACCGGCATCAAAATCAAAGAAAACCTGCTTTATTCCGCATCTAATACCGGTGTCTACAGGTACCGTCTGGATAAAAAAGGAGAGGTGATCTCTCCTGATAAACCGGAAGTGATCGTCCAGGGGCTGGTAGACAGGCACCGGGATAATTCAAAATCAATAGCGATAGATGATCAAAACAACCTTTTTGTAACGGTCGGCTCTTATTCTGATAATTGCAGGATAGCCGGGTCGGGGAAGGGCATGCCAGGCTGTCCGATTTTAGATTCGGCAGCGGGAATATGGAAATTTAAGGCGGATAAGCCCGGTCAGACTTATCGGGACGGGGTCCATTATGCGCGCGGAATCAAAAATGCCGTTGGTATCGATTGGAACAGCAACACCGGTGCGCTATATTGTATGCAGCACGGGCGCGGGCAATTTGATGATCAATTTCCCCAGTACTACACGCCTGAACAAAGCGCTGATTTGCCTGCCGAAACCATGTATGAATTGCACCAGGGTTCGGATGCAGGCTGGCCATTTGTTTATTATGATCCGGTCCAAAAGAAAAATATCCTGGCCCCTGAATATGGCGGAAATGGAAAAAAAGGAGGTGATAAAAAGTTTCAGGACCCGCTGGTTGCTTTTCCGGCACATCTCGGGCCAAATGATTTGCTTTTCTACACCGGTAACATGTTCCCGGAGAGATATCAGAATGGCGCTTTTATTGTGTTTCACGGGCAATCTCATCAATTACACAAAGGCTATTTCGTAGCTTTCGTGCGGTTCCGCAACGGGCGGCCATCCGGAAACTGGGAAATATTCGCTGATAATTTCGCGGGGGAGGACTTGCAAAAACCAGTTAAGGCATTCGAATACCGGCCAATAGGCCTGGCACAGGGGCCTGACGGTTCTTTGTATGTGTCGGATGACTTAAAAGGATCTATTTTTAAGATCACTTATAACAAAAAGAACAACCGTCATTGA
- a CDS encoding polysaccharide biosynthesis/export family protein has product MQKTPLNNFTYRIKPQDILQIRNLQSVKYIVDEAPSAGNITTGGNATTGQTYQVEDDSTVVLPVIGHVKVVGLTRAEAAKQIEALYRKSLLKDPIIELKIVNLKITMLGEIKGQGNYTLTKDRTTLVEMIGEAGGLTEKANETNVQIIRGAQTNPQVTLINLRDIRSINDPRAILQNGDVIYIAQNKRAVRNENLQNLSVITQPVLLLLNTALIIFTLSHR; this is encoded by the coding sequence GTGCAGAAAACTCCATTAAACAACTTTACTTATCGCATAAAACCGCAAGACATACTGCAAATCAGAAATTTACAAAGCGTTAAGTATATCGTTGACGAAGCACCATCTGCAGGGAACATTACTACCGGCGGCAATGCCACTACCGGCCAAACCTATCAGGTTGAAGACGATAGCACCGTGGTCCTGCCCGTTATTGGTCATGTAAAGGTGGTAGGCCTTACCCGCGCCGAAGCGGCAAAACAAATTGAGGCCCTTTACCGTAAAAGCCTTCTTAAAGATCCCATCATCGAATTGAAAATCGTGAACCTGAAGATAACCATGTTAGGGGAAATAAAGGGTCAGGGAAATTACACTTTAACAAAAGACAGAACTACTTTGGTTGAAATGATTGGTGAAGCAGGCGGCCTTACAGAAAAGGCGAATGAAACAAATGTGCAGATTATTCGCGGAGCGCAAACCAATCCTCAGGTAACATTAATTAATCTTAGAGATATCCGGTCCATCAATGACCCGCGTGCTATTCTTCAAAACGGCGATGTTATTTATATAGCTCAAAACAAACGGGCTGTACGTAATGAAAACCTGCAAAACCTGTCAGTTATTACCCAACCGGTATTGCTTTTGCTAAATACCGCCTTAATTATTTTCACGCTCTCTCATCGCTAA
- a CDS encoding ABC transporter permease: protein MNTLTNDKDWDTEITANSSFFDLKLKDVWHYRDLLLLFVRRDFVSFYKQTILGPVWFFVQPVITILFYTLVFGNLAGIPVDGLPKPLFYLAGTIVWNYFAECLTKTSTVFRDSAGLLGKVYFPRLIMPLSIVLSNLIKFGVQFVLFLILYVFYLVKGSVIIPNIFIIMLPLLIVMIAALGLGFGMIISAVTTKYRDLAFIVSFGVPLLMYTTTVIFPLSVVEVKYPAYSWLVKFNPVTAIIEAFRYGFLGRGTFSWELIGYSLITTLIVLLTGTVIFNRVEKTFVDTV from the coding sequence ATGAATACCTTAACCAACGATAAGGACTGGGATACTGAAATTACCGCGAACAGCAGCTTCTTCGACTTAAAACTTAAGGACGTATGGCATTACCGCGACCTGCTTTTATTATTTGTAAGACGTGATTTCGTCTCCTTTTATAAGCAAACGATATTAGGGCCCGTCTGGTTTTTCGTACAGCCGGTCATCACTATCTTGTTTTATACCCTGGTTTTTGGTAATCTGGCGGGTATACCCGTCGATGGTCTCCCAAAACCATTGTTTTACCTTGCAGGAACCATTGTCTGGAATTATTTCGCAGAATGCCTTACTAAAACGTCCACGGTTTTCCGGGATAGTGCCGGCTTGCTTGGAAAGGTTTATTTTCCGCGCCTAATCATGCCATTAAGTATAGTGCTCTCCAATCTGATAAAATTTGGGGTACAGTTTGTATTGTTCCTGATCCTCTATGTCTTTTATTTGGTTAAAGGTTCCGTTATAATCCCTAATATTTTCATAATAATGCTGCCTCTTTTAATTGTTATGATAGCAGCATTAGGCTTGGGCTTTGGCATGATCATATCTGCCGTAACCACCAAATACCGCGATCTTGCCTTCATCGTATCATTTGGTGTCCCCCTTTTAATGTATACGACGACGGTCATCTTCCCGCTATCAGTTGTTGAAGTAAAATATCCTGCTTACAGCTGGCTAGTAAAATTCAATCCGGTTACAGCCATCATTGAAGCATTCCGGTACGGCTTTTTAGGGCGCGGGACTTTTAGCTGGGAACTCATCGGTTATAGTTTGATAACTACGCTTATCGTATTACTGACCGGCACCGTTATATTCAACCGGGTTGAAAAAACTTTCGTAGATACTGTATAA
- a CDS encoding GumC family protein — protein sequence MEETEKTQRKLLTQEIDYFKISKILLSRWYWIAASVGLTVLISYTYLWYTPKTYASSGTLKIEEKKSEISDVITVMSVPERGPSKIQSITTVLQSRNLILSAVKNLDYRISFYLMGRVRTSELYPSKPLDIDLIRFDSLNFYHDQIGFKSVNQQLFELSYTIAGKEVQKKYAYGTPVNVGPTSFTIKYPGVLSKNTTYLFKFNIPEDYISRVRGGLQMGETAKNSNIIGLQETDSNPQFAADVLNNIMSEYVLFDRNQKAQSASQMIDFIDSQLSFLSNEVKGSENSIEKYKQKSKIIDVATATSTSTSRAAEIESNKSLLKIQLIALDQLKDQITKETDNVNFNFTNIGTNNPALELLVTRLDNLIQERNALLKTYNADSQPVTNINQQLLQIKLTALTSIKAIRNGIEKNMDFLNEQLAQVSQAIMALPVAQRDMVSLQRDFEINDKVYSFLSEKKLEAQISRAGILPGATIIELAQPNLAPVSPNEHDIHRSAIILGLAIGLGLIIVVRVLNPYIYDKETIESLTTTPILGVIRKFQEPMDENNSEILALIKPKSIFAESVRSVRTNLNFLSSEKQNKVICVTSEVAGEGKSFVAVNLSSTLSLIDKKVILVGADLRRSRLHKTFRVNNDKGLSNYLAHQIEMEDIVLHSEYQNLDFITSGPVPPNPSELLHSERMRTLIAQLRLKYDIVMIDTAPIGLVSDAIPLIRLSDVNVFVIRSGKSKFYAASIPQRITQEYQLNNTVIVLNAYEEEPLHSRYYTTKFSGDGAGSRYYYYSDYSGYEGSDYYLNDDKTKWWEMGRWFK from the coding sequence ATGGAAGAAACAGAAAAAACGCAACGGAAGCTACTTACCCAGGAAATTGATTACTTTAAGATCAGCAAAATTTTGCTGAGCAGATGGTATTGGATAGCGGCTTCTGTTGGTTTAACGGTATTGATTTCTTACACCTATTTATGGTATACCCCAAAAACATATGCTTCTTCAGGCACATTAAAAATTGAAGAGAAAAAATCAGAAATATCCGATGTCATAACCGTCATGAGTGTTCCCGAGCGCGGGCCATCAAAAATACAAAGTATCACTACGGTTTTACAGAGCCGCAACCTTATACTGAGCGCTGTAAAAAACCTGGACTACCGCATCAGCTTTTACCTTATGGGCCGTGTACGTACCAGTGAGCTATATCCTTCAAAACCTTTGGATATCGATTTGATCAGGTTTGACAGTTTAAACTTTTACCATGATCAGATTGGTTTTAAATCTGTCAATCAGCAATTATTTGAATTATCGTATACAATCGCCGGTAAAGAGGTTCAGAAAAAATATGCCTATGGCACACCGGTAAACGTGGGCCCTACAAGTTTCACCATAAAATATCCCGGTGTTCTAAGTAAAAACACCACTTACCTGTTCAAATTTAATATTCCTGAAGATTATATAAGCCGTGTAAGAGGTGGTTTGCAAATGGGTGAAACGGCAAAGAACTCCAATATTATCGGCCTGCAGGAAACCGATTCCAACCCGCAATTTGCGGCAGATGTTTTAAACAATATTATGAGTGAGTATGTGCTCTTTGACCGTAATCAAAAAGCACAGTCAGCTTCACAAATGATAGATTTCATTGACAGTCAGCTGTCCTTCCTTTCAAACGAGGTCAAGGGATCCGAAAACTCCATCGAAAAGTATAAGCAAAAATCAAAGATCATTGATGTGGCTACAGCTACAAGCACATCAACCTCCAGGGCTGCTGAAATAGAATCAAACAAGTCGTTGTTGAAAATACAGCTGATAGCGCTTGATCAGCTTAAAGACCAGATTACCAAAGAAACGGATAATGTAAATTTCAATTTCACCAATATCGGGACAAACAACCCGGCTTTAGAGTTATTGGTTACAAGACTGGATAACCTGATACAGGAAAGAAACGCCTTGTTAAAAACATACAACGCCGATTCACAGCCCGTAACAAATATCAACCAGCAGTTATTGCAAATTAAACTAACCGCGCTTACCAGCATAAAAGCCATACGTAACGGCATTGAGAAAAACATGGATTTTCTTAACGAGCAGCTTGCACAGGTTAGCCAGGCCATTATGGCCCTGCCGGTAGCCCAGCGCGATATGGTAAGCCTGCAGCGCGACTTTGAGATTAATGATAAGGTATACTCCTTTTTATCAGAAAAGAAATTAGAAGCCCAGATCAGCAGGGCCGGCATATTGCCCGGTGCCACGATTATTGAGCTCGCGCAGCCCAATTTAGCACCTGTATCCCCTAATGAGCATGATATACACCGTTCCGCCATTATTCTGGGATTGGCCATAGGCCTTGGGTTGATTATTGTTGTACGCGTATTAAACCCTTATATTTATGATAAGGAAACCATTGAAAGTCTTACCACAACCCCCATACTCGGTGTGATCAGGAAATTTCAGGAACCTATGGATGAGAATAACAGCGAAATTTTAGCGCTTATTAAACCTAAGTCCATATTTGCAGAGTCGGTGAGGTCCGTACGAACCAACTTAAACTTCCTATCTTCTGAAAAGCAAAACAAAGTTATATGTGTCACCTCAGAAGTTGCCGGAGAAGGCAAGTCGTTTGTGGCCGTCAATCTGTCGAGTACACTTTCCCTTATCGATAAAAAGGTTATTCTTGTCGGCGCCGATCTGCGGCGCTCCCGGTTACATAAAACCTTTCGGGTTAACAATGACAAGGGATTGAGTAATTACCTGGCGCACCAAATTGAAATGGAGGATATTGTTCTCCATTCAGAGTACCAGAATCTTGATTTTATAACTTCCGGCCCTGTCCCTCCCAACCCTTCGGAATTATTGCACAGTGAAAGGATGCGTACTTTAATTGCCCAGTTGCGGTTAAAGTATGATATCGTAATGATCGATACTGCTCCTATCGGCCTGGTATCCGATGCTATTCCCCTGATCAGGTTGAGCGATGTTAATGTATTTGTGATAAGGTCCGGAAAATCAAAATTTTATGCAGCTTCTATCCCCCAGCGTATAACACAGGAATATCAGCTAAACAATACGGTAATAGTACTTAACGCCTATGAAGAAGAGCCCCTGCACTCGAGGTATTATACTACAAAATTTAGCGGCGATGGTGCTGGTTCCCGTTATTACTATTACTCCGATTATAGTGGATATGAAGGATCCGACTATTATCTGAACGATGATAAAACCAAATGGTGGGAAATGGGGCGATGGTTTAAATAA
- a CDS encoding glycosyltransferase family 4 protein yields MSKKVILFTLQTFSTTGGIQKMTRTLGHSLYQIGLANNWHFELWSAYDKPGDLMDQYLPAANFKGFNINKVRFALKAIGSKPDVILLSHINLAIIGLLIKLINPKCKIWVVAHGIEIWRPLTFIQKSLLRRCDKIICVSNYTRQQMISRHKITEDTCVVLNNAVDPFMKLPLTFEKTQHLLDRYRLNHDHPVIFTLTRMAATEKYKGYEQVIKAISELKKQFPGIKYILSGKYDPLEDTRINSLITRYGLSEQVILTGFIEEAELTDHFLLADLFVLPSKKEGFGIVFIEALACGLPVICGNADGSVDAIRNGELGKAIDTDNLAELHGCIAEYLARPLTPTKRKQLQEQCLGYFNEANYINKLQELLYA; encoded by the coding sequence ATGTCTAAAAAGGTAATACTTTTTACTTTACAAACTTTTAGCACTACCGGTGGCATTCAAAAAATGACTCGTACGTTGGGACACTCCCTGTACCAGATCGGTTTGGCAAATAACTGGCATTTTGAACTTTGGTCCGCTTATGACAAACCGGGCGATTTGATGGATCAATACCTGCCCGCGGCAAACTTTAAAGGCTTTAACATCAATAAGGTGAGGTTTGCTTTAAAAGCCATCGGCAGTAAACCTGATGTTATTCTTTTAAGTCACATCAACCTGGCCATCATCGGATTGCTGATTAAACTCATTAATCCCAAATGTAAGATATGGGTAGTAGCGCACGGTATAGAGATCTGGAGACCACTTACATTCATTCAAAAAAGCTTGTTACGGCGCTGTGATAAAATTATCTGCGTAAGTAACTACACCAGGCAGCAAATGATCAGCAGGCATAAAATAACAGAAGATACCTGTGTGGTATTAAACAATGCTGTTGATCCGTTTATGAAACTGCCGCTGACCTTTGAAAAAACACAACATTTACTCGACCGTTACCGACTTAACCATGACCATCCCGTTATTTTTACCTTAACCCGTATGGCAGCAACGGAGAAATATAAGGGATATGAACAGGTAATAAAAGCCATCAGTGAATTAAAAAAACAATTTCCCGGCATAAAGTACATATTATCAGGCAAATATGATCCACTGGAGGATACACGGATCAACAGCCTCATAACCCGTTATGGTTTGTCAGAACAGGTCATACTTACCGGGTTTATTGAAGAGGCAGAGCTTACTGATCATTTTTTACTGGCCGATTTATTTGTTTTACCCAGTAAAAAAGAAGGTTTTGGCATCGTGTTTATCGAAGCCTTAGCCTGTGGACTGCCTGTTATTTGCGGAAATGCCGATGGTAGCGTTGATGCCATTCGTAACGGGGAACTAGGCAAAGCTATTGATACAGATAATCTGGCGGAACTGCACGGGTGTATTGCTGAATACCTGGCAAGACCATTAACACCGACTAAACGAAAACAATTACAGGAGCAATGTTTAGGTTATTTTAATGAAGCGAACTACATCAATAAACTGCAGGAATTATTATACGCATGA
- a CDS encoding acyltransferase family protein produces the protein MKKLPYINALRGIAILIIVISHTQNHGTGLFKMHPYLLPLLDEGNLGVQWFFILSAFTLFRSYHLRSHTDVKPIKSFFIRRIFRIAPLFYWAIIYYLWQNAVLPGQTFPVTTAHIIASILFINSFWPNWATSVGPGGWTVGVEMVFYALLPLLFKYIKNTKVAFNFLLLALLFRIIVLYLLQTHPLTSNPTMWYSFLFFSFPNQLFVFALGVVMYFIIVDNYQAKVSPKSLMTFTALLTLEAVYNNQIFLSKLFMASCGLFFFCLALSRYQPKIFVNVFLNYWGKISYVKNYTNRP, from the coding sequence TTGAAAAAACTTCCTTACATAAACGCTTTACGTGGTATTGCTATTCTAATTATTGTTATCTCACATACACAAAACCACGGTACTGGACTTTTTAAGATGCATCCTTATTTGCTTCCCTTATTAGATGAAGGTAACCTCGGAGTGCAGTGGTTTTTTATTTTAAGTGCATTTACATTATTCAGATCATACCACCTTAGAAGTCATACAGATGTCAAACCAATTAAAAGCTTTTTTATCCGGCGTATATTTAGAATAGCTCCATTGTTTTATTGGGCAATAATATATTATTTATGGCAAAATGCCGTGTTACCAGGTCAGACCTTCCCCGTAACCACAGCACATATAATTGCAAGCATTTTATTCATTAATAGTTTTTGGCCAAATTGGGCCACCAGCGTTGGGCCTGGAGGCTGGACGGTAGGGGTTGAAATGGTATTTTACGCGTTGTTGCCTCTGCTATTTAAATATATTAAAAACACAAAGGTTGCGTTTAACTTTTTATTATTGGCTTTGCTCTTTAGGATAATTGTACTTTATCTACTCCAAACACACCCACTTACTTCTAACCCGACCATGTGGTATAGCTTCTTGTTTTTTAGCTTTCCTAATCAACTGTTTGTTTTTGCATTAGGGGTTGTAATGTATTTTATTATTGTTGATAACTACCAAGCTAAAGTATCGCCCAAATCGCTAATGACCTTTACTGCGTTACTAACATTAGAGGCGGTTTACAACAATCAAATATTCTTATCAAAGCTATTTATGGCCAGTTGCGGCCTGTTCTTTTTTTGTCTTGCATTAAGCAGGTATCAACCTAAAATATTTGTGAACGTTTTTTTAAATTATTGGGGTAAGATAAGTTACGTCAAAAACTATACAAATCGCCCGTAG
- the asnB gene encoding asparagine synthase (glutamine-hydrolyzing), which yields MCRIAGIIDNRLQPEEIDLKVRAMCQVLQHGGPDDEGVFLDHSANLGFGHRRLSVIDLSSNGHQPMTDSAQKTCITFNGEIYNYQELKRDLLKRGAVFKSGTDTEVILSAYLHWGTAAFAKLRGMFAFALYDRNRRLTYLVRDTAGIKPLYYLACAGALSFASEVRAFSAAGITIEKDDNWPIRFLAYGHIPEPYTTLKDVFSLPKGHCLCWNNASSTYSITEYRKAPEKNQVSNIEEAQQIVRDALIKSISRQLIADASIGVFLSGGIDSSLITLLADQQNETELKIVSIFFNEKRYDEQSYQRLILNKLQGESFSHLVRQEDFEGSFPSIIDAMDMPTTDGINSWFISKYARKNGLKAVLSGIGADELFGGYPSFNRIRYMKYLRKIDPSVFSAITGLLPDRYKKLTFLASDHPLADQLLLRGLFPPGDIAQLLDIDTKHIRDTLFDSSPLPAMNLYNEEHASWLETNLYMQNQLLRDTDVMSMSQGLEVRVPFLDEDFTSAVAGIDPAIRFNAQQPKKLLIDSFNDLLPAEIWNRPKMGFTFPLQQWMMHHRDINNTEHYKGKTAKNIIKKFKNNKMHWSKIFALYQIQGHV from the coding sequence ATGTGCAGGATAGCAGGAATAATTGATAACCGGCTGCAGCCCGAAGAAATAGACCTAAAAGTAAGGGCCATGTGCCAGGTGTTACAGCATGGCGGGCCTGATGATGAAGGCGTATTTCTTGATCATAGCGCCAATTTGGGATTCGGGCATCGCAGGCTGTCTGTTATTGATCTGAGCAGCAACGGACATCAGCCAATGACCGATAGCGCGCAAAAAACATGCATCACCTTTAATGGTGAAATTTACAACTATCAGGAACTTAAGCGTGATTTGTTAAAACGGGGAGCTGTCTTTAAATCAGGTACAGATACAGAGGTTATCCTATCGGCCTATTTACATTGGGGAACTGCCGCGTTTGCAAAACTGCGGGGTATGTTCGCTTTTGCTTTGTATGATCGTAATCGGCGGCTAACCTACCTTGTACGGGATACTGCCGGAATAAAACCCTTATATTATCTGGCCTGCGCTGGGGCTTTGAGTTTTGCATCAGAGGTGAGAGCATTTTCCGCAGCTGGTATTACCATAGAAAAAGACGACAACTGGCCTATAAGGTTCCTGGCTTATGGTCATATCCCGGAACCATATACGACCTTAAAAGATGTTTTCAGTTTGCCCAAAGGGCATTGTTTATGCTGGAACAATGCTTCATCAACATATAGCATAACTGAATATAGGAAGGCACCGGAAAAAAATCAGGTAAGCAATATTGAGGAAGCACAGCAAATTGTGCGTGACGCCTTAATAAAAAGCATAAGCCGTCAACTAATAGCTGACGCCTCCATAGGCGTATTTTTAAGCGGTGGCATTGATTCAAGCCTGATTACATTGCTTGCGGATCAGCAAAATGAAACTGAGCTGAAAATCGTATCCATATTCTTTAACGAAAAAAGATACGACGAGCAATCATATCAACGCTTAATTCTGAATAAGCTGCAGGGTGAAAGTTTTTCTCACCTGGTACGACAGGAGGATTTTGAAGGATCATTCCCCAGTATTATTGATGCTATGGATATGCCCACTACCGATGGCATAAATAGTTGGTTCATCAGCAAATACGCACGTAAGAATGGTTTAAAAGCTGTCCTGTCCGGTATTGGTGCCGATGAATTATTTGGCGGATATCCGTCTTTTAACCGGATCAGGTACATGAAATACCTGCGCAAAATCGATCCGTCGGTATTTTCCGCTATTACAGGCTTGCTCCCGGACAGGTATAAAAAACTCACTTTCCTGGCCAGCGACCATCCATTGGCTGACCAGCTTTTATTAAGAGGATTATTTCCGCCGGGGGACATTGCGCAACTGCTTGATATAGACACTAAACACATTCGGGATACGCTTTTTGATTCCAGTCCTCTGCCCGCTATGAATTTATACAATGAAGAACATGCGTCATGGCTGGAAACCAACCTGTATATGCAGAACCAATTGCTCAGGGACACCGATGTCATGAGCATGAGCCAGGGTCTGGAAGTCAGGGTACCCTTTTTAGACGAAGATTTCACCAGTGCAGTAGCAGGTATTGATCCTGCCATAAGGTTCAATGCTCAGCAACCAAAAAAACTTTTGATTGACAGCTTCAACGACCTTTTGCCTGCCGAAATATGGAACCGGCCTAAAATGGGTTTCACTTTTCCCCTCCAGCAATGGATGATGCACCACAGGGATATAAATAATACCGAGCACTATAAGGGTAAGACGGCCAAAAATATTATCAAAAAATTCAAAAATAACAAAATGCACTGGTCAAAGATTTTTGCACTTTACCAGATACAGGGTCATGTCTAA
- a CDS encoding UpxY family transcription antiterminator, with translation MESKTSAAIKRWYPVYTNPRAEKKTVEVLTDKGILTYLPLHRQLKQWSDRKKWVEEPFIKSYVFVNIAEHERTSVLMTKGVSRFLYFSGKPASMPDRQISELKLLMASSLELEITEEDLQAGEKIIIKAGPLKGLTGEVVSRRSQKQLIVRLESIGCSIIVHVAASFIERF, from the coding sequence ATGGAATCAAAAACAAGCGCGGCGATAAAGAGATGGTATCCGGTTTATACAAATCCTCGTGCCGAAAAAAAAACAGTTGAGGTATTAACCGATAAAGGAATTTTAACATATCTCCCACTTCACCGGCAACTCAAACAATGGAGTGACCGTAAAAAATGGGTGGAGGAACCCTTTATTAAATCTTACGTATTTGTAAACATTGCAGAGCACGAGCGGACATCGGTATTAATGACAAAAGGGGTATCGCGTTTTTTATATTTTTCCGGCAAACCTGCTTCGATGCCTGACCGCCAGATCAGCGAATTAAAATTATTGATGGCAAGCTCGTTGGAGCTTGAAATTACGGAGGAGGATCTGCAGGCAGGAGAAAAAATCATTATAAAAGCCGGCCCGTTAAAGGGCCTGACCGGGGAAGTGGTATCACGCCGGTCGCAAAAACAACTGATAGTGAGGCTTGAAAGTATTGGCTGTTCTATTATAGTCCATGTTGCTGCCTCCTTTATTGAGCGTTTTTAG